In one Hyphomicrobium sp. 99 genomic region, the following are encoded:
- a CDS encoding CBS domain-containing protein, producing the protein MKVANILEVKGPEVMTVRPSDTIRDVAHRLVEENVGALVVSNAEGTLDGIISERDISRGVAFHGSNIGAMLASDLMTRGVITCAPDDPISDTARVMTNRRIRHLPVQDGTRIVGIISIGDILKYRLDEVMLETRVLRDIAMATR; encoded by the coding sequence ATGAAGGTTGCAAACATTTTGGAGGTCAAGGGTCCCGAAGTCATGACTGTGCGGCCCAGCGATACTATTCGCGACGTCGCTCACCGGCTCGTGGAGGAAAACGTCGGCGCCTTGGTCGTGAGCAACGCGGAAGGCACACTCGACGGTATCATCTCGGAACGAGATATTTCACGTGGGGTTGCATTTCATGGCTCAAACATCGGCGCGATGCTTGCGTCCGATCTTATGACCAGAGGTGTTATAACGTGCGCGCCGGACGATCCCATTTCGGATACCGCGAGGGTTATGACCAACCGCAGGATCCGGCATCTTCCGGTGCAAGACGGCACGCGTATCGTCGGCATCATCAGCATCGGTGACATTTTGAAATACCGGCTCGACGAAGTGATGCTCGAGACGCGCGTGTTGCGAGACATCGCGATGGCAACCCGCTGA